One part of the Microlunatus elymi genome encodes these proteins:
- a CDS encoding TetR/AcrR family transcriptional regulator codes for MSNESVAAVLWSEPTLGSRGPKPRVDRALIVATAIRIADAEGIEAASMQRIAGEVGVTKMALYRHVPARAELVALMIEAAMGPAPDTSGSWQQGLRAWADAIRAGFGTHRWLSAAASGGRLIGPNELGWMEAGLAALDELELTAAERLDTLVLVSSHVRGIVQQQGADDPEQAIGAPLAAVVGDRAADFPLSIGAFAASAEAGQTDQAYEYGLQRILAGVEALVSDR; via the coding sequence ATGTCAAACGAGTCGGTGGCCGCCGTGCTGTGGTCCGAGCCCACGCTCGGCAGCCGTGGCCCGAAACCGCGGGTCGATCGCGCGCTGATCGTGGCGACGGCGATCCGGATCGCCGATGCCGAAGGGATCGAGGCGGCGTCGATGCAGCGGATCGCGGGCGAGGTCGGCGTGACCAAGATGGCGCTCTACCGGCACGTGCCGGCAAGAGCCGAACTGGTCGCGCTGATGATCGAGGCCGCGATGGGGCCGGCGCCGGATACGTCCGGTTCGTGGCAACAGGGGTTGCGAGCCTGGGCCGACGCGATCCGAGCGGGTTTCGGGACGCATCGCTGGTTGTCCGCGGCCGCGTCCGGCGGCAGGCTGATCGGGCCCAACGAACTCGGCTGGATGGAGGCCGGCCTGGCCGCACTCGACGAGTTGGAGCTGACGGCGGCGGAGCGGCTGGACACCCTGGTGCTGGTCAGTTCGCACGTACGCGGGATCGTTCAGCAGCAGGGTGCCGACGATCCGGAGCAGGCGATCGGGGCGCCGCTGGCGGCGGTGGTCGGGGACCGGGCCGCCGACTTTCCGCTGAGCATCGGGGCCTTCGCCGCATCGGCCGAAGCCGGACAGACCGACCAGGCCTACGAGTACGGCCTCCAGCGGATCCTCGCCGGAGTCGAGGCGCTGGTCAGCGACCGCTGA
- a CDS encoding FAD-dependent monooxygenase → MKVLISGASIAGPAVAYWLVRQGHQVTVVEQAPTVRAGGQAVDFKGATHRLVLERMGLWDDIQAIRPAPVDQHIVDAAGHVRAVIPHEFTGGDVEVLRGDLGRLLYERTADTAEYVFDDRITALTSYADRVEVELRSGRRDSYDLVVGADGIHSGVRRLAFGPEDDFVEFLGNCYAVVGSNSAAAIESGDHDRIKSGDYNRRGRAIGYWYNVPGRLAAIGGPKAPNLYVFSAPKNAYVRGDIGQQKKLIMDRYADVGWRVPEMLAGLADAEEFYLDGINRVRMDSYTRPRVVLVGDSAYGNTLGGFGTGMSVVGAYVLAGELATANGDLNAALAGYDRIMHRYAKVARSGSAGPFLAPPSRLRIKLRDLTFRNRTLFGLMMRMTDKFATDIELPDYAESAMS, encoded by the coding sequence ATGAAGGTGCTGATTTCGGGGGCAAGCATCGCCGGGCCCGCGGTGGCCTACTGGCTGGTGCGGCAGGGCCATCAGGTGACCGTCGTCGAGCAGGCGCCGACCGTCCGGGCCGGTGGCCAGGCAGTCGACTTCAAGGGTGCGACGCATCGGCTGGTGCTGGAGCGGATGGGTCTGTGGGATGACATCCAGGCGATTCGGCCGGCTCCGGTCGACCAGCACATCGTGGATGCCGCGGGCCACGTCCGGGCGGTGATCCCGCATGAGTTCACCGGCGGCGACGTGGAGGTGCTGCGCGGTGATCTCGGCCGGCTGCTGTACGAACGCACCGCCGACACTGCCGAGTACGTCTTCGATGATCGGATCACCGCACTGACCTCGTACGCCGATCGGGTCGAGGTCGAGCTGCGCAGCGGCCGCCGGGACAGCTACGACCTGGTGGTCGGCGCGGACGGCATCCACTCCGGCGTCCGGCGGCTGGCGTTCGGTCCGGAGGACGATTTCGTCGAGTTCCTCGGCAACTGCTACGCGGTGGTCGGCAGCAACTCCGCGGCGGCGATCGAGTCCGGTGACCATGATCGAATCAAATCCGGCGATTACAATCGACGCGGCCGGGCGATCGGTTATTGGTACAACGTGCCGGGACGGTTGGCGGCGATCGGCGGGCCGAAGGCACCCAACCTGTACGTCTTCTCCGCGCCGAAGAACGCCTACGTCCGCGGCGACATCGGGCAGCAGAAGAAGTTGATCATGGACCGGTACGCCGATGTCGGCTGGCGGGTGCCGGAAATGCTGGCCGGGTTGGCCGACGCGGAGGAGTTCTACCTGGACGGGATCAACCGGGTCCGGATGGACAGCTACACCCGTCCCCGGGTGGTGCTGGTCGGCGACTCCGCCTACGGCAACACCCTCGGTGGCTTCGGCACCGGCATGTCCGTCGTCGGCGCCTACGTACTGGCCGGCGAACTGGCCACCGCGAACGGCGATCTGAATGCAGCACTCGCCGGGTACGACCGGATCATGCACCGCTACGCGAAGGTCGCCCGGTCGGGCAGCGCCGGACCGTTTCTGGCGCCACCGAGCCGGCTGCGGATCAAGCTGCGTGACCTGACCTTCCGCAACCGGACGCTGTTCGGGCTGATGATGAGGATGACCGACAAGTTCGCCACCGACATCGAGCTGCCCGACTACGCCGAGTCGGCCATGAGTTGA
- a CDS encoding VOC family protein encodes MATVRYIVDDVQAAVDFYRDELGFRLIMHPAPEFAMLTAGDLRLTLSSPVAADHPGGGSRPMADGTTQRPGGWNRFALEVDDLAETVERLRQHGVRFRSEIVFGIGGNQALAEDPSGNPIELFQPTIPEAREQAAFDAE; translated from the coding sequence ATGGCCACCGTTCGCTACATCGTCGACGACGTCCAGGCCGCGGTCGACTTCTACCGTGACGAACTCGGCTTCCGGCTGATCATGCATCCCGCGCCGGAGTTCGCGATGCTGACCGCCGGTGACCTGCGGCTGACACTTTCCTCGCCGGTGGCTGCCGATCATCCGGGCGGCGGCTCCCGGCCGATGGCCGACGGCACGACCCAGCGACCGGGCGGCTGGAACCGGTTCGCGCTCGAGGTGGACGACCTTGCCGAGACCGTCGAGCGGCTGCGGCAGCACGGAGTCCGGTTCCGCAGCGAGATCGTCTTCGGGATCGGCGGCAATCAAGCGCTGGCCGAGGACCCGTCGGGGAATCCGATCGAACTCTTCCAGCCGACGATCCCCGAAGCGCGGGAGCAAGCAGCGTTCGACGCGGAGTGA
- a CDS encoding sensor histidine kinase, whose product MSTSQALANRPAELRRIDRVVDVALFLITAICAARFVTNHGLSTRGTVILVAAGVCLLVYALGVVGEPSPLRQRVAITAAAVIWIGLVISASSFAWCAFPLFFAIHRVHSGRTATVLNAGLVAAVAISLYLLSGGRDFGLVIGPIAGGVVLSMAYATLERLFDARQKLINDLITTRDQLAASERNAGMLTERHRVAVELHDTVVQGTASELLLLEAADQTWAEDDHGPARTSVREAEQVLRDNLSETRRMLHRLASERLSGQDLGPALQDLADETGAELQLVGNRRALPAEVQHALLRVAQEAITNARKHAEASMIKITLTFHHDEVGVDVADNGIGFDADQPGESDEPGEPGERGGYGLRAMAWRVQNLGGEFTVESRPGGTVIAATVPIDDTPADVPDPAGEN is encoded by the coding sequence ATGTCGACCTCCCAAGCCCTCGCCAACCGGCCGGCCGAACTGCGCCGGATCGACCGGGTGGTGGACGTCGCGCTGTTCTTGATCACCGCGATCTGCGCGGCCCGCTTCGTCACCAACCACGGCCTGAGCACGCGCGGCACGGTGATCTTGGTCGCCGCCGGGGTCTGCCTGCTGGTGTACGCGCTCGGTGTCGTCGGCGAACCCTCGCCGCTGCGGCAGCGGGTCGCGATCACGGCGGCGGCGGTGATCTGGATCGGTCTGGTGATCAGCGCGTCCAGCTTCGCCTGGTGCGCGTTCCCGCTGTTCTTCGCGATCCACCGGGTGCATTCCGGGCGGACAGCGACCGTGCTGAACGCCGGCCTGGTGGCTGCGGTGGCGATCAGCCTGTATCTGTTGTCCGGCGGCCGGGACTTCGGTCTGGTGATCGGGCCGATCGCCGGTGGAGTGGTGCTCTCGATGGCGTACGCGACTCTCGAGCGGCTGTTCGACGCCCGGCAGAAGTTGATCAACGACCTGATCACGACCCGTGATCAACTCGCCGCCTCCGAACGCAACGCCGGCATGCTCACCGAGCGGCACCGGGTCGCGGTCGAGCTGCACGACACCGTCGTCCAGGGCACGGCCAGCGAGTTGCTGCTGCTGGAGGCCGCGGATCAGACCTGGGCAGAAGATGATCATGGTCCCGCCCGGACCTCGGTCCGGGAGGCGGAGCAGGTGCTCCGGGACAACCTCAGCGAGACCCGGCGGATGCTGCACCGGCTGGCCAGCGAGCGACTCAGTGGTCAGGATCTCGGCCCGGCCTTGCAGGACCTCGCAGACGAAACCGGCGCCGAGCTGCAGCTGGTCGGCAATCGGCGGGCCTTGCCGGCCGAGGTCCAGCACGCGTTGCTGCGGGTCGCGCAGGAGGCGATCACCAACGCCCGCAAGCACGCCGAGGCGTCCATGATCAAGATCACTCTGACCTTCCACCACGACGAGGTCGGTGTCGACGTCGCCGACAACGGCATCGGCTTCGACGCCGATCAACCGGGGGAATCGGATGAACCGGGCGAACCGGGGGAGCGGGGCGGTTACGGCCTGCGGGCGATGGCCTGGCGGGTGCAGAACCTGGGCGGCGAGTTCACCGTGGAGAGCCGGCCCGGCGGCACGGTCATCGCCGCCACCGTCCCGATCGACGACACTCCTGCCGACGTGCCCGATCCTGCCGGAGAGAACTGA
- a CDS encoding GlcG/HbpS family heme-binding protein has product MKKIRFAPLAAAGVVLGLTVVGCATAASADPADRGRGADKPATPVTVAKKNTVTLPRVTDDAAMTAARAALTQCKADGLGFVSVSVVDRAGQLQAFVRGDTAAQHTIESSRLKAYTAAAFGADTSDLVERADKGGLRDLPDTLFLPGGVSVKQGKASIAGIGVAGAPDGMLDQKCAAAGLAAIAK; this is encoded by the coding sequence GTGAAGAAGATCCGATTCGCTCCGCTCGCCGCTGCCGGCGTCGTACTGGGCCTGACCGTGGTCGGTTGCGCCACCGCCGCAAGCGCCGATCCCGCCGATCGGGGCCGCGGAGCGGACAAGCCGGCCACCCCGGTGACGGTGGCGAAGAAGAACACCGTCACCCTGCCGCGGGTGACCGACGACGCCGCGATGACGGCGGCCCGGGCCGCGCTGACCCAGTGCAAGGCGGACGGGCTCGGCTTCGTCAGTGTTTCGGTGGTCGACCGTGCCGGACAGTTGCAGGCCTTCGTACGCGGAGACACCGCGGCCCAGCACACGATCGAGTCGTCCCGGCTGAAGGCCTACACCGCCGCGGCGTTCGGCGCCGACACCAGCGATCTGGTCGAACGGGCCGACAAGGGCGGGCTCCGCGATCTGCCGGACACCCTGTTCCTGCCGGGCGGCGTCTCGGTCAAGCAGGGCAAGGCGTCGATCGCCGGGATCGGTGTGGCGGGCGCGCCGGACGGCATGCTGGACCAGAAGTGCGCCGCCGCCGGACTGGCCGCGATCGCCAAGTGA
- a CDS encoding MFS transporter translates to MNTTQPMTATTTSPLPYRSLIWLAVATFSTGIDGYVLAGLLPKIAADLSVTEALAGQLVSVFALTSAIAAPVLGAATSGWERRRTIVLSLAVFVLGNLIVGLAPGYSVALSGRVVAALGASLLNAAISSYVIHLAPEQHRGKALSFVLGGWMTATALGVPVGLLLGQSSWRFPLIMVAVVGTIALIGIMIKLPHLRLPVTTLAERLTPLRQPRLVAGLLVTTGILCASYTCFTYAVLILGPTHRAGWMIILIMFGYGLASMLGNAFTGRLADRFTPLRVLTVILIGLLLNSLVGAVAFQVASLSAIAVLGLVWFFVAGIGNGGAAVPQQARLASMAPQSAAIVMALNASAISLGSALGSGLGGASLTAGLAPYELLGVAAIVLTATLILHLVVARLTARRTAAAAA, encoded by the coding sequence GTGAACACAACCCAGCCGATGACGGCGACGACGACCTCGCCGCTGCCCTATCGTTCGCTGATCTGGCTTGCGGTGGCGACCTTTTCCACCGGCATCGACGGCTACGTGCTGGCCGGTCTGCTGCCCAAGATCGCCGCCGACCTGAGCGTGACCGAGGCGCTGGCCGGCCAGCTGGTCTCGGTGTTCGCGCTCACCTCTGCGATCGCCGCGCCGGTGCTCGGTGCGGCCACCAGCGGCTGGGAACGCCGGCGGACGATCGTGCTGTCGCTGGCCGTCTTCGTCCTCGGCAACCTGATCGTCGGTCTTGCCCCTGGCTATTCGGTGGCGCTGTCCGGTCGAGTCGTCGCCGCTCTCGGCGCCAGCCTGCTCAACGCAGCCATCTCCTCCTACGTGATCCACCTCGCCCCCGAACAACATCGCGGCAAGGCGCTGTCCTTCGTGCTCGGCGGCTGGATGACGGCCACCGCGTTGGGAGTGCCGGTCGGGCTGCTGCTCGGCCAGTCGAGCTGGCGCTTCCCGTTGATCATGGTCGCCGTGGTCGGCACGATCGCGTTGATCGGCATCATGATCAAACTTCCCCATCTCCGGTTGCCGGTGACCACCCTGGCGGAGCGGCTGACGCCGTTGCGACAGCCGCGGCTGGTGGCCGGACTCCTTGTCACCACAGGGATCCTGTGCGCCAGCTACACCTGCTTCACCTATGCGGTGCTGATCCTGGGTCCGACCCATCGAGCCGGCTGGATGATCATCTTGATCATGTTCGGCTACGGCTTGGCCAGCATGCTCGGCAACGCGTTCACCGGCCGGCTGGCCGACCGGTTCACTCCACTGCGGGTGCTGACGGTGATCTTGATCGGGTTGCTGCTGAACAGTCTGGTCGGCGCGGTCGCCTTCCAGGTCGCGTCACTGTCGGCAATTGCCGTGCTGGGACTGGTGTGGTTCTTCGTGGCCGGCATCGGCAACGGCGGCGCGGCGGTGCCGCAGCAGGCCCGGCTGGCGTCGATGGCACCGCAGTCCGCGGCGATCGTGATGGCGCTGAACGCGAGTGCGATCTCGCTCGGATCTGCCCTCGGCAGCGGACTCGGCGGCGCGTCGCTGACCGCCGGGCTGGCGCCGTACGAGTTGTTGGGGGTAGCCGCGATCGTGCTCACCGCAACCCTGATCCTGCATCTGGTGGTGGCTCGGCTGACCGCACGTCGTACCGCGGCCGCCGCGGCCTGA
- a CDS encoding elongation factor G-like protein EF-G2 has product MAVKTEPQAGTKSSGARTKGRSGELAPDDPATIRNIALVGPSGAGKTTLAEALLAHTGVINRAGTVVDGNTVCDHDPAAIRQQRSVSIAVAPLFCEGVKINLIDTPGYPDLVGELRAGLRAADAALFVISATEVSGQRGGEGAIDPKTITEWEECAAVGMPRAVVITQVDHPRADPEATVAACRQAFGGGVVPLYLPIREDGPNNDAKGVTGLYGLLSQTPADHAPSGNADDARAELIEGIIEQSEDETLMDRYLGGETIEVDTLIADLETAVARGNFYPVIPVCAPAGIGLDALLEVLAGGLGCPLERRPQPVSRLHGGPHPPLTTDPGGPLAAEVVHTSADAYVGRVSLVRVFSGTLRPDVSVHISGHHLAGLPATSANPGADDDAGPDEEEHDDDERINHLFSPLGATLREIQSCVAGDICVLTKLETAETGDTISAKDHPLLLEIWDLPEPQLPIAIVAHSRSDEDALVRSLARLVAADPTLRLERNSETHQTVVWCMGEAHADVLLSRLRAGGAEVDTEPVRVPLRVTLAGSTKATGRHVKQSGGHGQYAICQVEFEPLPRGSGFVFESKVFGGAVPHQFIPSVEKGIREQMQRGVTEDRQPVIDIKATLVDGKAHSVDSSDAAFQTAGALALKEAAADAGTVVLEPLDEVSVLLPDDHLGAVLADLSGRRGRVHGTDLVSPGRTLIRAVVPRTELLRYAVDLRAMTAGAATFTRTGTQYDLAG; this is encoded by the coding sequence ATGGCCGTCAAGACAGAACCTCAAGCGGGAACGAAGAGTTCCGGCGCGCGGACGAAGGGCAGATCGGGCGAACTGGCGCCCGACGATCCGGCCACGATTCGCAACATCGCGCTGGTCGGCCCGTCCGGCGCCGGCAAGACGACCCTGGCCGAGGCGCTGCTGGCGCACACCGGGGTGATCAATCGGGCCGGCACCGTCGTCGACGGCAACACGGTTTGTGATCATGATCCGGCCGCGATCCGGCAGCAGCGTTCGGTGTCGATCGCGGTCGCGCCGCTGTTCTGTGAGGGCGTCAAGATCAACCTGATCGACACCCCCGGATACCCGGATCTGGTCGGTGAGTTGCGGGCCGGGCTGCGGGCCGCGGACGCGGCCCTGTTCGTGATCTCGGCGACCGAGGTGTCCGGTCAGCGCGGCGGCGAGGGAGCCATCGATCCGAAGACGATCACCGAGTGGGAGGAATGCGCGGCGGTCGGCATGCCCCGTGCGGTCGTCATCACCCAGGTCGACCACCCGCGGGCCGATCCGGAGGCCACCGTCGCGGCCTGTCGGCAGGCGTTCGGCGGCGGCGTGGTGCCGCTCTATCTGCCGATCCGCGAGGACGGCCCGAACAACGATGCCAAGGGGGTCACCGGACTCTACGGACTGCTCTCCCAGACCCCGGCCGACCATGCCCCGTCCGGCAACGCCGACGACGCTCGCGCCGAGCTGATCGAGGGCATCATCGAACAGTCCGAGGACGAGACCCTGATGGATCGCTACCTGGGCGGCGAAACGATCGAGGTCGACACTCTGATCGCCGACCTGGAGACGGCTGTCGCCCGCGGCAACTTCTATCCGGTGATCCCGGTCTGCGCGCCGGCGGGGATCGGGCTGGATGCGCTGCTGGAGGTGCTGGCCGGCGGTCTCGGCTGCCCGCTGGAACGACGTCCGCAACCGGTGTCGCGGCTGCACGGCGGGCCGCATCCGCCACTGACGACCGATCCCGGCGGACCACTGGCGGCCGAGGTCGTACACACCTCGGCCGACGCCTATGTCGGCCGGGTCTCCTTGGTACGCGTGTTCTCCGGCACCCTGCGTCCGGATGTCTCGGTGCACATCAGCGGGCATCATCTGGCCGGACTGCCGGCCACCTCGGCCAATCCCGGCGCCGACGACGATGCCGGGCCGGACGAGGAGGAACACGACGACGACGAGCGGATCAACCACCTCTTCTCGCCACTCGGCGCGACGTTGCGGGAGATCCAGTCCTGCGTGGCCGGCGACATCTGCGTGCTGACCAAACTGGAGACGGCGGAGACCGGTGACACCATCTCGGCCAAGGACCATCCGCTGCTGCTGGAGATCTGGGATCTGCCCGAGCCGCAGCTGCCGATCGCGATCGTGGCGCACAGCCGCAGCGACGAGGACGCGCTGGTACGAAGCCTGGCCCGGTTGGTGGCCGCCGACCCGACGTTGCGGCTGGAACGAAATTCGGAGACCCACCAGACAGTGGTCTGGTGCATGGGCGAGGCACATGCCGACGTGTTGCTGTCCCGGCTGCGGGCGGGCGGAGCGGAGGTCGACACCGAACCGGTGAGGGTCCCGCTGCGGGTGACACTGGCCGGGTCGACCAAGGCCACCGGGCGGCACGTCAAGCAGTCCGGTGGCCATGGCCAGTACGCGATCTGTCAGGTCGAATTCGAGCCGTTGCCTCGGGGCAGCGGCTTCGTCTTCGAGTCGAAGGTGTTCGGTGGGGCGGTTCCGCATCAGTTCATCCCCAGCGTCGAGAAGGGGATCCGGGAGCAAATGCAACGCGGTGTCACCGAGGATCGACAGCCGGTGATCGACATCAAGGCGACCCTGGTCGACGGCAAGGCCCACAGCGTCGACTCCTCCGACGCGGCTTTCCAGACCGCCGGCGCGCTGGCGTTGAAGGAAGCAGCCGCCGACGCCGGCACGGTGGTGCTGGAACCGCTGGACGAGGTGTCGGTGCTGCTGCCCGACGACCACCTGGGCGCGGTGTTGGCGGACCTGTCCGGACGCCGCGGCCGGGTCCACGGCACCGATCTGGTCAGCCCGGGCCGGACCCTGATCCGCGCGGTGGTGCCCCGCACGGAGCTGTTGCGGTACGCCGTCGATCTTCGCGCGATGACCGCCGGAGCCGCGACCTTCACCCGTACCGGCACCCAGTATGACCTTGCCGGCTGA
- a CDS encoding TetR/AcrR family transcriptional regulator, protein MAERYQPTPAKERYAAVRRRVEEAAAEEFRRHGYAAVTVESIALAADVSPRTIYRHFGSKSGLVAASAQGWADAFTARLAETPAEAPINERLRSAIGALDLDDIDEVSRPPLRQAADDPAARATWLATMFEQQDRIADILRPAGESADPSRGDVWRLRAGLILVAMITGLDGWLDSPRDAPASTYVLANLDLADPFLEDRS, encoded by the coding sequence GGCCAAGGAACGCTACGCGGCGGTACGCCGCCGGGTCGAGGAGGCGGCGGCCGAAGAATTCCGCCGGCACGGCTACGCGGCAGTGACTGTGGAGTCCATCGCGCTCGCGGCCGACGTGTCCCCGCGGACGATCTACCGGCACTTCGGCAGCAAGAGCGGTTTGGTCGCTGCCTCGGCGCAGGGCTGGGCGGACGCCTTCACCGCCCGGCTGGCCGAGACACCGGCCGAGGCACCGATCAACGAGCGACTGCGCTCGGCGATCGGTGCTCTCGACCTGGACGACATCGACGAGGTCTCCCGCCCGCCGCTGCGGCAGGCCGCCGATGATCCGGCGGCGCGGGCGACCTGGCTGGCCACCATGTTCGAGCAGCAGGATCGGATCGCCGACATCCTCCGCCCGGCAGGAGAATCTGCCGATCCGAGTCGGGGCGACGTCTGGCGGCTGCGAGCCGGATTGATCTTGGTCGCCATGATCACCGGACTCGACGGCTGGCTCGACTCACCGCGGGACGCGCCGGCATCGACCTACGTGTTGGCCAATCTCGATCTTGCCGACCCCTTTCTGGAGGACCGTTCCTGA
- a CDS encoding ankyrin repeat domain-containing protein — translation MTRFPRRRRILIPLAAVALILSACTGPTSGPDRPPASKSSAGTPQPTEPTPTARPSGRSRAAANRDLIRATRSGDLDSVRKALAEGADPDARSQADRPVLLIATRANRVAIVRALLEAGADPDAEDSIRDSAFLYAGAEGLDEILKLTLEHGADVKSINRYGGTALIPAGEHAQLETIRILIDAGVPVNHVNNLGWTALHEAIVLGTGSDRYVEAVRMLLAAGADPSLPDGNGRLPRQLAADRGFDKIATEIDRHH, via the coding sequence ATGACTCGATTCCCCCGCCGGCGCCGGATCTTGATACCGCTGGCGGCCGTAGCGTTGATCCTGTCGGCGTGCACCGGCCCGACCTCCGGGCCGGATCGGCCGCCTGCCAGCAAATCCTCGGCGGGTACGCCGCAGCCGACGGAGCCGACTCCGACAGCTCGGCCATCGGGACGCAGTCGGGCGGCGGCGAACCGGGACCTGATCCGGGCCACTCGCTCGGGCGACCTGGACTCCGTACGAAAGGCACTGGCCGAGGGTGCCGACCCGGATGCCCGCAGCCAGGCCGACCGGCCGGTGCTGCTGATCGCGACTCGGGCGAACCGGGTCGCGATCGTGCGGGCACTGTTGGAGGCCGGTGCCGATCCCGACGCCGAGGACTCGATCCGGGATTCGGCCTTCCTCTACGCCGGTGCCGAGGGACTCGACGAGATCCTGAAGCTGACGCTGGAGCATGGTGCCGACGTCAAGAGCATCAACCGGTACGGCGGCACCGCGCTGATCCCGGCCGGTGAGCACGCGCAACTGGAGACCATCCGGATCCTGATCGACGCCGGCGTACCGGTCAACCACGTCAACAACCTCGGCTGGACCGCGCTGCACGAGGCGATCGTGCTCGGCACCGGCTCCGACCGCTACGTCGAAGCCGTGCGGATGCTGTTGGCCGCGGGAGCTGATCCGTCGCTCCCGGACGGCAACGGGCGGTTGCCCAGGCAACTGGCCGCCGATCGCGGCTTCGACAAGATCGCCACCGAGATCGATCGGCACCACTGA
- a CDS encoding response regulator has protein sequence MIKIMLVDDHPVLRHGMTSLLSTQSDFEVVGDTGDHDQVLELAARLRPDLVLMDLDLGAEVGGVQLTGQLMKTEPGIRVLVFTTYDSDADIVGALDAGAVGYLLKESRPAELFDAIRSAVAGGTALSPSVAARMVGRLRTGSDALTSREIEVLELLGQGHSNRAIGRELFVSEATVKTHLHHIFTKLGVDSRAAALAEANRRGIIQLHRTS, from the coding sequence ATGATCAAGATCATGTTGGTGGATGATCATCCGGTGCTGCGTCACGGGATGACGTCGTTGCTGTCCACCCAGTCCGACTTCGAGGTCGTCGGTGACACCGGTGATCATGATCAGGTGCTCGAGCTGGCGGCTCGGCTGCGTCCCGACCTGGTGCTGATGGATCTTGATCTTGGTGCCGAGGTCGGCGGCGTGCAGCTCACCGGGCAACTGATGAAGACCGAACCGGGCATCCGGGTGCTGGTGTTCACCACGTACGACTCGGACGCCGACATCGTCGGTGCGCTCGACGCCGGCGCGGTCGGCTACCTGCTGAAGGAGAGTCGACCGGCCGAGTTGTTCGACGCGATCCGCAGCGCGGTCGCCGGCGGCACCGCGCTCTCACCATCGGTCGCCGCGCGCATGGTCGGCCGGCTGCGTACCGGCTCGGATGCCTTGACCAGCCGGGAGATCGAGGTCCTCGAGCTGCTCGGCCAGGGCCACTCCAATCGGGCGATCGGCCGCGAACTGTTCGTCAGCGAGGCCACGGTCAAGACCCACCTGCATCACATCTTCACCAAGCTCGGCGTGGACAGCCGGGCCGCGGCGCTGGCCGAGGCCAATCGGCGCGGCATCATCCAGCTGCACCGCACTTCGTGA